The following proteins are encoded in a genomic region of Oncorhynchus kisutch isolate 150728-3 linkage group LG18, Okis_V2, whole genome shotgun sequence:
- the LOC109909662 gene encoding myoneurin has protein sequence MSQLAHSEHLLEQLRWQRESNVLCDITVVVGDTLFRAHRNVLAAFSGFFSALPDRGHLVTTLNPEFVSEQALNTLLKYIYSGELLTDSDGSEAVLGAAVFLGMREAERHLIDKSDSQREMRIESASPTTSPHCLASPPSPESFKPLSCVSGGGSVEREEEEERGDPEYTPPSPSPPTSPRRGARKRKGRKPKATPQNQPLPSNPTSPSHDDTQDDTTVSQPQRGRGRGRGRGRGRGGGMRRDLSLKVSDLQIVEENVTDLSPSSLKPVKRQRRSSGERRGKKRGRGRGRGKLKESRSSDGEGDEWKAGLKNQQVKEKPVCAECNKEFSEISSLRRHMRIHKGVKPFQCLFCSRAFTQGNQLKTHLRIHTGEKPFACSQCDKGFAQKCQLVAHCRMYHGEEKPYTCEQCGLQFATSSNYKIHCRKHSGEKPYVCEQCGKGFAQASTLTYHMRIHTGEKPYQCDDCGMAFSVSSSLITHKRKHTGEAPHECLVCQKAFITKRELNKHSRIHNGGDSAVKQRVTCELCGNTYAGLSSLKKHQERQHLVPMAVPEWVLLHNIPIDHQGLISRDAPSPMHEEPGNPDPEEPGNPDPEEPGNPDPEEPGNPDTEEPGNPDTEEPGNPDTEEPGNPDTEEPGNPDTEEPGNPDTEEPGNPDLEEADNPEPTTPNLSPNPLSVLVEQLRTSSSNFSSSLSHCDPAYPVEDMEQIIIIRTLDNDPCPDP, from the exons ATGTCACAGCTGGCCCACAGCGAGCACCTGTTGGAGCAGCTGCGTTGGCAGCGGGAAAGCAACGTTCTGTGTGACATTACGGTCGTCGTGGGCGACACGCTGTTCCGAGCGCACCGTAATGTCCTGGCGGCGTTCAGCGGGTTCTTCTCCGCACTGCCTGACAGAGGTCACCTGGTCACAACCCTTAACCCGGAGTTTGTCAGTGAGCAGGCCCTGAACACCCTGCTGAAATACATCTATTCTGGAGAACTACTCACTGACAG TGATGGGTCGGAGGCCGTGCTGGGAGCGGCGGTGTTCCTGGGGATGAGGGAGGCAGAGCGTCACCTGATAGACAAGTCTGACAGCCAACGGGAGATGAGGATAGAGTCAGCCTCACCTACCACCTCCCCCCATTGCTTAGCTTCACCCCCCAGCCCAGAGTCGTTCAAGCCCTTGTCCTGCGTTTCTGGAGGGGGCtcggtagagagggaggaggaagaagagcggGGAGATCCAGagtacacccctccctccccaagcCCCCCAACATCCCCCCGAAGAGGAGCGAGGAAAAGAAAGGGAAGAAAGCCCAAGGCCACACCTCAAAACCAACCCTTGCCTAGCAACCCAACATCACCTAGCCATGACGACACCCAAGATGACACAACAGTCTCCCAGCCTcagaggggcagggggaggggaagggggaggggaagggggaggggaggaggaatgaGGAGGGATCTGTCATTGAAGGTGTCAGACCTTCAGATCGTTGAGGAGAATGTGACAGACCTCAGCCCTTCATCATTGAAACCTGTCAAGAGGCAAAGGAGgagcagtggagagaggagaggaaagaagagaggcagaggcagaggaagagggaAACTGAAGGAGAGCAGATCGAgcgatggagagggggatgagtggaaggcTGGGTTGAAGAACCAACAGGTGAAAGAGAAGCCAGTGTGTGCTGAGTGTAACAAAGAGTTCTCTGAGATCAGTAGCCTGAGGAGACACATGAGGATCCATAAAGGAGTGAAACCTTTCCAGTGTCTCTTCTGTTCCAGAGCCTTCACACAGGGAAACCAGCTCAAGACTCACCTCCGTATACACACAg GAGAGAAGCCGTTTGCATGTTCTCAGTGTGACAAGGGTTTTGCCCAGAAGTGTCAGTTGGTGGCTCACTGTCGAATGTACCACGGAGAAGAGAAACCTTACACCTGTGAACAATGTGGGCTGCAGTTCGCTACCTCATCTAACTACAAGATACACTGCAG GAAGCACAGTGGAGAGAAGCCGTATGTGTGTGAACAGTGTGGGAAGGGTTTTGCCCAGGCCAGCACTCTGACCTATCACATGAggatccacacaggagagaaaccttaccaaTGTGACGATTGTGGGATGGCCTTctccgtctcttcctctctcatcacACACAAACGcaaacacacag GTGAAGCTCCACACGAGTGTCTGGTGTGTCAGAAGGCCTTCATTACCAAACGAGAACTCAACAAACACTCCCGCATCCACAACG gtggagACTCAGCTGTTAAGCAGCGTGTGACATGTGAGCTGTGTGGAAACACCTACGCTGGCCTGAGCAGCCTGAAGAAACaccaagagagacaacacttag ttCCAATGGCGGTTCCAGAATGGGTTCTCCTCCACAACATTCCTATCGACCACCAGGGGCTAATCTCCCGCGATGCGCCCAGCCCCATGCACGAGGAGCCAGGCAACCCTGACCCCGAGGAGCCAGGCAACCCTGACCCCGAGGAGCCAGGCAACCCTGACCCCGAGGAGCCAGGCAACCCTGACACCGAGGAGCCAGGCAACCCTGACACCGAGGAGCCAGGCAACCCTGACACCGAGGAGCCAGGCAACCCTGACACCGAGGAGCCAGGCAACCCTGACACCGAGGAGCCAGGCAACCCTGACACCGAGGAGCCAGGCAACCCTGACCTCGAGGAGGCAGACAACCCTGAACCAACGACCCCTAACTTGAGCCCAAACCCTCTCAGTGTTCTAGTAGAACAGTTGCGTACATCTTCCTCCAacttctcttcctcactctcccaCTGTGATCCAGCCTACCCTGTCGAAGACATGGAGCAGATCATCATCATTAGAACTTTGGACAATGACCCCTGCCCTGACCCCTGA
- the LOC109909660 gene encoding trichohyalin — translation MLRRTVSFPIVAGQLQQLGLQGCGSHGVTSCSVLDLPALLNAHPGQRQWEDERWGWYQGHAEEGQWEDEGGLVVTPSFTGMQNDEFVRLFVSEEERILNSADLSDVLAELVYSRSRLKQLNSELQRTVELADDNNTLLRTENAALRNQVKGMNQSIHDAEQLMDELEEIRSLSAEKDGATGNLESYIKQLEKEKEILEDQIETIGSEMSRIIPDRATDKKKIADLSNALQALQLRLEESRLALDQRYEVIHKKDFVIEQLEQSLTEYSSIAQDLKEKMKDLESQLAEALVNGGEGRYMALDGTLSAATQRSISLAEEMGLLPRRMDESSDEEVQEQRDERVEKEEKQRVDERIEREENEKKDEEVKEEKQLLQEKRGVWSDLVGGVQAAGGFTLGFLAPLGVLVSMVPGCYDHCTGLSCTDILWSTARYLIQPYCNVHHIGLPPL, via the exons ATGCTGCGCAGGACCGTCTCCTTCCCCATTGTG GCGGGACAGCTGCAGCAGCTGGGTCTACAGGGCTGTGGCTCCCACGGTGTGACATCATGCTCGGTGCTCGACCTCCCGGCTCTCCTCAACGCTCACCCTGGGCAACGGCAATGGGAGGATGAACGGTGGGGCTGGTACCAGGGGCATGCCGAGGAAGGCCAatgggaggatgagggagggctAGTGGTCACGCCATCTTTTACTG GTATGCAAAATGATGAGTTTGTCAGGCTGTTTgtgtcagaggaggagagaatccTCAACTCTGCAGACCT GAGTGACGTTCTAGCAGAGTTGGTGTATTCCCGAAGCAGACTAAAGCAATTGAACTCAGAGCTGCAGAGAACAGTGGAGTTAGCCGATGACAACAACACACTGCTACGCACTGAGAACGCTGCACTGCGCAACCAAGTCAAAGG gatGAATCAGTCGATCCATGATGCAGAGCAGCTGATGGATGAGCTGGAGGAGATCCGGAGCTTATCAGCTGAGAAGGACGGCGCTACGGGCAACCTGGAGTCCTACATCAAACAACTG gagaaagagaaggagatttTGGAAGACCAGATCGAGACCATTGGCAGTGAG ATGTCCCGTATTATACCAGATAGAGCCACTGACAAGAAGAAGATCGCTGACCTCAGCAATGCTCTACAGGCCTTACAG CTACGGCTAGAGGAGAGCAGACTCGCCCTGGATCAGAGGTATGAGGTCATACATAAG AAGGACTTTGTTATTGAGCAGTTGGAGCAGTCCCTCACAGAGTACTCCTCCATcgcacag GATCTGAAGGAGAAGATGAAGGATCTGGAGAGCCAACTGGCAGAGGCcctagt TAATGGAGGAGAGGGGCGTTACATGGCTTTAGATGGGACTCTGTCTGCAGCCACTCAGCGCTCCATCTCTCTAGCGGAGGAAATGGGTCTACTGCCACGTAGGATG GATGAGTCCTCTGATGAGGAGGTGCAGGAGCAAAGagatgagagggtagagaaagaggagaagcagagagtggatgagaggatagaaagagaggagaatgagaagaAAGATGAGGAGGTCAAGGAGGAGAAACAGCTgttacaggagaagagaggtgtGTGGTCAGATCTGGTGGGAGGTGTCCAGGCAGCAGGAGGTTTCACCCTGGGTTTCCTGGCTCCTCTGGGTGTGCTGGTCTCCATGGTCCCTGGCTGCTACGACCACTGTACTGGACTCAGCTGCACCGATATCCTCTGGTCTACTGCCAGATACCTCATACAGCCATACTGCAATGTGCACCACATAGGCCTTCCTCCTCtgtaa